From Daucus carota subsp. sativus chromosome 6, DH1 v3.0, whole genome shotgun sequence, the proteins below share one genomic window:
- the LOC108226418 gene encoding probable LRR receptor-like serine/threonine-protein kinase At4g36180: MPTASFLSVATLLLCTTTVLLAVVENATEIDSLLIFKMNLNDPLGALAGWNSSTPLAPCDWRGIQCAQGRVRELDLPRLRLAGPLPDQLANLRQLRKLNLHDNLFNSLLPLSLSTLSLLRVVYLHNNALTGELTAINRLTSLQVLNVANNQLTGTVPGDLPAQLLYLDLSRNQFSGAIPSNFTSSSKLGFINLSFNQFSGAIPASIGYLTELKYLYLDSNRLRGAIPSAISNCSSLVHFSAGDNLLRGLIPASLGLLSTLQVISVTSNQLSGIVPASLLCNVLVNSSSIRILQLGFNEFTGVSQPSNEPCFSNLQVLDLHGNNIGGVFPYWFANLSTLKVLDVSGNFLFGGLFDEIGKLSSLEEFRVANNSFSGEIPNGIGECRLLRVLDLEGNSFSGLIPDFLGDMKRLTTLSLGRNMFTGLVPRSLASLEELEILNLSDNKLSGKFPEEVFSFRNLTTLSLSNNDFSGEVPAGFGDLEGLMVLNMSGCGFSGQVPASIGSLVNLKTLDLSKQKLSGKLPFELFGLPSLQVVSLEENMLSGDVPEGFSSLSSLQFLNLSSNEFTGRIPAEYGFLRSLTVLSLSGNHISDLIPIELGKCSGLEALELRGNSLTGHIPDEISRLSHLRGLDLGQNRLTGEIPERISDCVYLSSLLLDDNNISGQIPDSLSRLSNLTELNLSSNNLTGDIPEDLSLIPGLKYLNLSNNNLEGEIPRGLSSKFNDSSVYGKNKRLCGKPLHKKCKKASRKKRKKLIILIIVIAVGALILALCCCGYIIGLWRWRKKLRAALTGEKKKSPARGSSGTEGGRGSGDNGVPKLTMFNTRITYAETVEATRQFDEENVLSRGKYGLVYKATFIDGTVLAIRRLPDTSLDEGTFRKEAENLGKVKHRNLTVLRGYYIDAPDSRLLVYDYMPNGNLSTLLQEASHQDGHVLNWPMRHLIALGIARGLAFLHSSAMVHGDIKPQNVLFDADFEAHLSDYGLDKLTLPPPTTGASSSSTPVGTLGYVSPEATLTRQASKESDVYSFGIVLLEILTGRKPVMFTEDENIVKWVKNQLQRGQISELLEPGLLELDPESSEWEEFMLGLKVGLLCTTADPHERPLMTDVVFMLEGCRIGPDVPSPADPTSNSPL, encoded by the coding sequence ATGCCAACGGCTAGTTTCCTCTCTGTAGCCACTCTGCTACTATGTACCACCACCGTCCTCCTCGCCGTTGTCGAAAACGCAACCGAAATCGATTCGTTACTAATCTTCAAAATGAACCTTAATGATCCCCTTGGCGCATTGGCCGGCTGGAACTCCTCAACTCCACTCGCTCCATGCGACTGGCGAGGCATCCAATGCGCCCAAGGCCGAGTTCGCGAACTCGACCTGCCTCGCCTTCGCCTAGCTGGACCACTTCCTGATCAGCTAGCTAACTTGCGCCAGCTGCGCAAGTTAAACCTTCACGACAACTTATTCAACTCATTGCTACCGCTCTCATTATCAACACTCTCGCTTCTTAGAGTAGTGTACCTGCATAATAACGCGTTAACCGGGGAATTAACGGCGATCAATCGGCTTACGAGTCTTCAGGTGTTGAATGTTGCTAACAATCAACTTACTGGAACAGTCCCTGGTGACTTACCAGCACAGCTTCTGTACTTAGACCTCTCGAGAAATCAATTCTCTGGTGCTATTCCATCCAATTTTACCTCCTCATCGAAGCTAGGGTTTATAAATTTGTCGTTCAATCAATTCTCCGGTGCTATTCCAGCGAGTATTGGCTACTTAACAGagctaaaatatttatatctggACTCGAATAGGCTCCGCGGTGCTATTCCGTCTGCAATTTCTAATTGTTCGTCACTGGTACATTTCAGCGCCGGAGATAATTTGCTCCGAGGACTTATTCCAGCTAGTCTGGGATTACTTTCGACACTTCAAGTGATATCGGTTACGAGTAATCAGCTCTCAGGTATCGTGCCTGCATCTTTGTTATGTAATGTTTTGGTGAATAGTTCATCGATTAGAATATTGCAGTTAGGATTTAATGAGTTCACGGGAGTGTCTCAGCCGTCGAATGAGCCCTGTTTTAGTAATTTACAGGTTTTAGATCTTCACGGGAATAATATTGGTGGTGTATTTCCGTATTGGTTTGCAAATTTAAGTACACTTAAGGTGTTGGATGTGTCGGGGAATTTTCTTTTTGGTGGTTTGTTTGATGAGATTGGGAAGTTGTCGAGTTTGGAGGAGTTTAGAGTCGCGAATAATTCATTCAGTGGTGAAATTCCGAATGGTATTGGAGAATGTAGGTTGTTGAGAGTTCTTGATCTGGAAGGGAATAGTTTTTCAGGTTTGATTCCTGATTTTCTAGGGGACATGAAGAGGTTAACAACGCTTTCTCTGGGTAGGAATATGTTTACTGGTTTGGTTCCGCGGAGTTTAGCAAGTCTTGAGGAgcttgaaattttgaatttgagtgACAACAAATTAAGTGGAAAGTTCCCGGAAGAAGTTTTTTCATTTAGAAACTTGACTACCTTGAGTTTGAGTAATAATGATTTTTCGGGTGAAGTTCCGGCTGGTTTCGGGGATCTTGAAGGTCTAATGGTTTTGAATATGAGTGGTTGTGGGTTCTCGGGCCAAGTTCCAGCTAGTATTGGAAGTTTGGTTAATCTGAAAACGCTTGATTTGAGTAAGCAGAAGTTATCTGGGAAATTGCCATTTGAGCTATTTGGGTTGCCAAGCTTACAAGTTGTGTCTTTGGAGGAGAACATGTTATCTGGAGATGTTCCTGAAGGTTTTAGCAGTTTGTCGAGTTTGCAGTTTCTGAATTTATCATCTAATGAGTTTACAGGACGGATTCCTGCAGAGTATGGCTTTCTACGTTCCCTGACCGTTCTATCGTTGTCTGGAAATCATATCAGTGACTTGATACCAATTGAGTTGGGTAAATGTTCCGGTCTTGAAGCATTAGAGCTTCGCGGGAACAGTTTGACAGGCCATATTCCAGATGAAATTTCCAGGTTATCTCATTTGAGGGGTCTTGATTTGGGTCAAAACAGGCTGACTGGTGAAATCCCAGAAAGGATATCTGATTGTGTATACCTTAGTTCTTTGTTATTGGATGATAATAACATTTCTGGTCAGATACCAGACTCCTTGTCGAGGTTATCAAACCTTACAGAGCTGAATCTTTCCTCAAATAATCTTACTGGAGACATTCCTGAAGATCTTTCGCTCATCCCTGGTTTGAAATACTTAAATCTATCCAATAACAATCTTGAAGGTGAGATTCCCCGGGGTTTGAGTTCAAAGTTTAACGATTCTTCTGTGTATGGAAAGAACAAAAGATTATGTGGTAAGCCATTGCACAAAAAGTGCAAGAAAGCGAGcaggaaaaagaggaagaagtTGATTATATTGATCATTGTGATTGCAGTAGGGGCGCTTATTCTAGCATTATGTTGCTGTGGGTATATAATTGGTCTTTGGCGGTGGCGCAAGAAGTTGAGAGCAGCCCTAACTGGCGAGAAGAAGAAGAGCCCTGCACGTGGAAGCTCGGGAACTGAAGGGGGGCGTGGCAGTGGAGACAATGGAGTTCCTAAATTGACTATGTTCAATACCAGAATAACTTATGCAGAAACAGTTGAAGCGACTAGGCAATTCGACGAGGAAAATGTATTAAGCAGAGGAAAGTATGGACTCGTTTATAAAGCCACATTCATTGATGGAACGGTTCTTGCCATTCGTCGCCTTCCAGATACATCTCTAGATGAGGGTACATTCCGCAAAGAAGCTGAAAATCTGGGCAAGGTGAAGCATCGAAACTTGACAGTTTTACGCGGATATTACATCGATGCACCCGATTCTCGCCTTCTTGTGTATGACTACATGCCAAACGGCAACTTATCGACTCTCCTCCAAGAGGCATCTCATCAAGATGGCCATGTACTCAACTGGCCAATGCGCCACCTGATTGCACTTGGCATCGCCCGAGGTCTAGCATTCCTGCATTCCAGTGCAATGGTTCACGGAGACATCAAGCCGCAAAACGTGCTGTTTGATGCAGACTTCGAAGCTCATCTTTCAGATTATGGGCTAGACAAACTAACCCTGCCACCACCAACCACAGGAGCTTCCTCATCTTCCACTCCAGTCGGAACACTAGGTTACGTATCACCCGAAGCAACACTAACTCGTCAAGCAAGTAAAGAATCTGATGTTTACAGTTTCGGGATTGTGCTGTTAGAGATATTAACAGGAAGGAAACCTGTAATGTTCACAGAGGACGAGAACATTGTGAAATGGGTGAAAAATCAGCTGCAAAGAGGCCAGATCTCTGAACTGTTGGAACCAGGACTACTCGAGCTCGATCCTGAATCATCCGAATGGGAAGAGTTCATGCTGGGACTAAAAGTCGGGCTGCTCTGCACAACTGCAGATCCTCATGAAAGACCATTAATGACAGACGTCGTATTCATGCTTGAAGGCTGTCGCATTGGACCGGACGTTCCATCACCGGCCGATCCAACATCCAATTCCCCTCTTTGA